In one Halictus rubicundus isolate RS-2024b chromosome 14, iyHalRubi1_principal, whole genome shotgun sequence genomic region, the following are encoded:
- the LOC143360988 gene encoding caspase-1: protein MCSIEADVANDVGDAFGCSRNSVGPLIGPLQTASTERYATHYNMSHSKRGLAIIFNHEFFTITHLKPRCGTNVDCENLVNTLKSLGFEVNDFHNSTHRDIVKNLERVASMDHSHHDCLLVAVLSHGELGLLYAHDTSYKSDSIWGHFTADKCPTLAGKPKLFFIQACQGDRLDAGITIKDRTETDGQSTSSFRIPSHADFLIAYSTIPGFYSWRNTTRGSWFMQALCLELRENGTRYDLLTLLTFVNQRVAIDFESNTPDNITMHQQKQIPCITSMLTRLVKFTSPKNGMV from the exons ATGTGTTCAATTGAAGCTGATGTCGCCAACGACGTGGGAGACGCTTTCGGATGTTCCAG AAACAGCGTTGGTCCCCTCATAGGCCCCTTACAAACGGCATCCACTGAACGTTATGCCACACATTACAACATGAGTCACTCAAAACGTGGATTAGCTATTATTTTTAATCATGAATTTTTCACTATCACACATCTCAAACCTAGATGTGGCACGAATGTGGATTGTGAAAATCTTGTCAATACATTGAAAAGTCTTGGCTTCGAAGTAAATGATTTTCATAATTCAACGCATAGAGACATAGTGAAAAATTTAGAACGAG TTGCCAGTATGGATCATTCTCATCACGATTGTCTCCTTGTAGCTGTATTAAGCCATGGAGAGTTAGGATTACTGTATGCTCATGATACTTCTTACAAATCAGACTCTATTTGGGGTCATTTTACAGCTGATAAATGTCCAACACTAGCTGGAAAACCAAAGTTATTTTTTATACAAGCTTGTCAAGGTGATAGATTAGATGCTGGTATAACAATAAAGGACCGGACAGAAACTGATGGTCAATCAACCTCTTCATTCCGTATACCGTCTCACGCAGACTTTTTAATTGCTTATTCTACAATACCAG GCTTTTATTCTTGGAGAAACACCACTCGTGGTTCCTGGTTTATGCAAGCGCTATGCTTGGAATTACGTGAAAATGGTACTCGATACGACTTGTTGACTTTGCTCACGTTCGTGAACCAGAGAGTGGCTATCGACTTTGAATCCAACACTCCTGACAATATAACAATGCATCAACAGAAACAAATACCATGCATTACATCAATGTTAACTCGTTTGGTGAAGTTTACATCACCAAAGAATGGAATGGTATAA